In Sesamum indicum cultivar Zhongzhi No. 13 linkage group LG8, S_indicum_v1.0, whole genome shotgun sequence, the sequence ACTAATAGTCATCATAATGCTctaagtataatataaataaatatatattttttcaataaaaatagacTCTTATACCATTTTGGGCGAGTATTAACTACGAGattcaaaatgaaatgatATATAGACTAAAATTGTTCTTAAAAAGTTGcgtaggggtaaaattgttcgaaattcgatcaaaggactaaaattaaggaattttcaaagttataggactaaaactaaaacagataaatttaaagaactaaaattagtCACAGACAAATTTAAAAGACTGAacaagtaattttttctttaattatttaagtcGCAgcgatttatatatatatacatatatatatatatatatgtttttgtcttttgttaATCATAGTACTAACCAAAGATGACATCTACTTTTCTAGCGATGAGCCATTCCAAACACGTTGTCCTAAAACcaacattaaaaaatcaaattaacatATCTAACTACCTACTATCAGTCCCAACATGTGCTCGTAGTCAAAATTTGCACGCTCAACACTTTTTGCCATCTTTTGGAAACTTCCGTCTTGAgctaattctaaaattttagtataaatttgaatacataattatgcataattgattttctaaatatatataacgtAAACATTACATACATACTATAATAGAATATGCAACATGTACACTGGCGTGGCCGTCGAGTGCGGCCCCAGATGCGTCCTCTAATTATATCCATTTTATTACATTGccaaccaaaaaataattgaggacAGGAGACTACACTATTCCCCTTTCACTATATATACACCACCACATCACATACTATGTCGCAATAAACTCATCCTCTCTCTTCTTcattcatcttcttcctcttccgtcacacacacacatatacatacaaatgGCGCCGGCAATAGCTCCGATGAAACCATCTAACATTGCGGAGAACTCATTCGTTAAGGCGCTGGCTGAGTCTTCCACCCTCAATTCTGTCCCTTCTCAGTTTGCTTTCGCCAATGATTCCAGAGGCTCCCACTCTGATTCTATTCCCATCGTTGATTTCTCCCTCCTCGTCTCCGGCACTCCTGACCAACGCGCCAAAGTTCTCCGGGACCTTGACAACGCCTGTAGGGAATGGGGATTCTTCGTGGTAAGCATGAGAAATCATGATGGGATTCAGTAAAACTGTAACTCTGTGTACAAGATATATGTagtgattaattttttgggttgGTTAATTCTTGCAGCTGGTGAATCATGGGATCCCCGATACTCTTCTGAAGGCCATAATAGAGGCGAGTCTGGAGTATTTCGAGTTGCCGGAGGAGGACAAGCGGCGGTACGAGGCCAAGAGTGCGTCGGACCCTATCAAATCCGGCAGTGGCAGCGTCATCAATACGGCCAACCACAGGGTTCACTTGTGGAGGGATTTTGTCAAGTCCTATGTTCACCCTCAATTTCACTGTCCAGAAAAACCTCATAAATTAAGGTAAAATCAAAAGGACTATTATATAATCTTAGTATAACTATTATCGCtacctaaaaattataggtGCTTAAGATTGTTTTTCAATGTTGTTGCAGGGACGTTCTAGctgaattttctgaaaaaactCGATACGTGGCGAGAAAACTACTCCAGGACATCGGAGAAAACCTTGGACTGGAAAAAGGATACATGGATGAAGTTTTGAAGCTGGACTCTTGCTTTCAACTGTATGCCGCAAATTACTATCCGCCTTGCCCTCAACCCGACCAAGCTATTGGTCTGCCAGCACATACCGATCATGGGCTCTTGACGTTCCTCATACACAACGGAGTTGCTGGGCTACAGATACAGCACAACGGAGAGTGGTTCAACACTAATTCCCCTCAGAATTCCATTCTGGTTAACACAGCCGATCATCTTGAGGTAAATTTATtagcatcaaattttaagtCATACACAATTAGTTGTACAAATTCTGAAAAGGGACAACATCATCAAACACTTGAACGTTGGTGATTTACCAGATATTAAGCAATGGGAGGTACAAGAGCGTGAGGCACAGAGCGGTGGTGAACAATGAGGCAACCAGGATATCAGTGGTCATGGCTAATGGTGCGGCACCTGATGCAATTGTGGAGCCGGCTGGGCCGTTAGTCGAACAGGATGGTCGtgcatattatattatcatgaaatttattgaatacGTGGAAACAATGCTCAGCAACCGGCTTCAAGGGAAAAGCAACTTGGATTGCATCAAGATACAGCAGCATGACTGAATTGAATAATCACTACTGTTGTTTATAAGATTACTGCGTATGTATGATTAAAAATTCCCATATATAGTTGTTAAGGTGATGGTAATAAAAGTTTACTATGTCTGATGAATATGGGTTAGAGAAGTTGTTCATTGGAATCTTTCTATGATTtgatatgatatgatatgCTGCGGcttctacttttataattctttattatatgataaaaattctCTGCTCTTTAAGTTTTATGTTTCCTTTggtaatatgatatattaatcctaaattaatattctacTTTAAACccattgtattatttttttactgcaaaagaaaaacaattaatttaaatttgtaatgtaaattgaataaaaaattcaaagttgTTTTGCGCTCCTAATTTCTAAGCCCTTCTCTTTTCTCGTGGCCCgaaatcaaagtaaaaaattcaTGGCCATCAATCTTTGAAAACAATATTCCTCCAGCAGGCTACActtatgtgaataatataatattataagcattaattataattcaagtCCTAACTTAAAGTCGTGGGAAGACACGaacattgaaatttaaattatggtcGAGACAAATTTTGTTGTCTCCTGTCGCAATcgagaatattaaaattgtgtataagttgtaaattaaaacttgtattttatggtaaattttcatcCTGAAATTCTATTTAATGTCATTTTCATTAGAGTTTTCCTTTCCCACCTACTTCTTCCCCTTTTATTTCCCGCATTTACAATTCAGTagatataataattagaaCAAAAGGACCCATAAACAAAGTAAGATAACTCCGAACTTGCATCTATAATAtgtcaaagaaaataaaataaaaaccacaAGTGTTAGTAATTTTTGCCAAGAGTAGTGgtgggtatatatatatatataggtgaatagcaatttactccctatgatattgaaaatgatcaCATTATCCTCTATAAagaaatatagcaatttacccccctatactttttaaaatgaagcaatttacctccttatacagggaggtaaaatgctccattttaaaaatcatagggggataaattgttatattttaaaaaatacagagaggtaaaccactatttattttttcataagggggtaatttactcatttgcaatatcataaggaggttgcttgaattttttcatatatatatatatatgtactgtGCAATAATTACTGGAGTTCAAGATGGAATTAGGTTGCTTCGTTTGATAATAGTATAGATGAAcaacaattaaaaatgtatacttttcatatttatattaaagcgaataattactattaccCTGACAAAATATTCGAGAAAAGTTCAATAAAGGAATCCCCATTAATGGAACAAGAAATTCCAATGTTGACATTAATCTAGAAATAATCCTATCTACgaccaaaacaaaaaacatataataatttataattctttgtTTCAACTTATGAAccaatcatattttttggggctaaaaacatgtaatattgaattttattcaaCTAAAAGCGTCACCTGCCATAGTTGTGGTACCAAAAGAAATTCTActcttattttataagactaaaaaaatattttaatctaaaattttagtaacttaaaattattttagtataatattaacttatttagtacaaaatgataatataatcagtaaaatttcaaaaattagtcattcattttcaatctattttccgcaaatcaaacaaaaaaaatatttaaaattactctCCTTTCAATCATATCAAAGaaaaactattaattttttcctcctctttctcTCCCTTTTACATTTCCTTTCATCTCGTCGAACCAAACCAACACTTAATAGTTGATGTTCTAGACACCTTaaccttataaaaatatacccATCCCActactaaatttaatattttaggagctccaaaaaattgaaaaataagacgagtattcattttcttgatcaGATTATCTTGACCTAATTAAATACCCcaacatgaaaatttaatttcacatCTAGCTATAAACTATATCCAAactcatttatattattttattttattttaaagaaagaaCAACAATCCCATccctaaataaatttttaaattttataacacTTGTGCCccgaaaatgaaaattaaaaattcatggcCATCAATCTTTGAAAAACAATATTAGCAGGGTACACGTAtgtgaataatataatattataagtattaattataatttaagtcCTAACATATGTCAAATTAAAGTCCTAGGAAGACCcgaatattgaaatttatccTGTCACGACCCGAAAATATTTTACACGTTTTATACGTCgcaaattaatattctttttgaattttatggtAGAGAC encodes:
- the LOC105169443 gene encoding protein DMR6-LIKE OXYGENASE 1-like, which codes for MAPAIAPMKPSNIAENSFVKALAESSTLNSVPSQFAFANDSRGSHSDSIPIVDFSLLVSGTPDQRAKVLRDLDNACREWGFFVLVNHGIPDTLLKAIIEASLEYFELPEEDKRRYEAKSASDPIKSGSGSVINTANHRVHLWRDFVKSYVHPQFHCPEKPHKLRDVLAEFSEKTRYVARKLLQDIGENLGLEKGYMDEVLKLDSCFQLYAANYYPPCPQPDQAIGLPAHTDHGLLTFLIHNGVAGLQIQHNGEWFNTNSPQNSILVNTADHLEILSNGRYKSVRHRAVVNNEATRISVVMANGAAPDAIVEPAGPLVEQDGRAYYIIMKFIEYVETMLSNRLQGKSNLDCIKIQQHD